One window of the Natrinema sp. HArc-T2 genome contains the following:
- a CDS encoding histone produces MNVELPFAPVDTIIRRNAGELRVSADASKELATRIQEHGSELAIDAAEEATADGRKTLMAQDFGVETVIDKDELELPVAPVDRIARLEINNRYRVSMDARVALADILEDYADNVARAAAILARHADRRTITNDDIETYFSLFE; encoded by the coding sequence ATGAACGTCGAACTCCCGTTCGCCCCGGTGGATACGATCATCCGTCGGAACGCAGGCGAGCTTCGGGTGAGCGCCGACGCGTCCAAGGAACTCGCAACGCGGATTCAGGAACACGGGAGCGAGCTCGCGATCGACGCCGCCGAGGAGGCGACGGCGGACGGTCGCAAGACGCTGATGGCTCAGGATTTCGGGGTCGAAACTGTCATCGACAAAGACGAGCTCGAGTTGCCGGTCGCACCGGTCGATCGCATCGCTCGATTGGAGATCAATAACCGCTATCGCGTCTCGATGGACGCCCGCGTCGCGCTGGCCGACATTCTCGAGGATTACGCCGACAATGTCGCCCGGGCGGCGGCGATCCTCGCACGCCACGCCGACCGGCGGACGATCACCAACGACGATATCGAGACGTACTTTTCGCTGTTCGAGTGA